One genomic segment of Anguilla anguilla isolate fAngAng1 chromosome 2, fAngAng1.pri, whole genome shotgun sequence includes these proteins:
- the ears2 gene encoding probable glutamate--tRNA ligase, mitochondrial isoform X3 gives MQGSDLLQVQQKHGGTFILRMEDTDQSRLVRGAADGIEDMLEWAGIPPDESPRKGGNFGPYQQSQRLDVYSQAAQELVDKGDAYHCFCSPQRLELLKKEALRSRQTPRYDNRCRHLRPDQVAEKLSQGLPHVVRFRLQEGVEPFNDMVFGWNRHEVATVEGDPVIMKADGFPTYHLANVVDDHHMRISHVLRGTEWLISTSKHLLMYKAFGWTPPTFGHLPLLLNKDGSKLSKRQGDIFIEHFAKAGTLPEALLDIITNCGSGFTTDNRSGRKLDEMISEFDASRITTHSALLDLDKLSEFNRIHLMQRINDEQKCDFLVKDLQGLIEQTYGPQVQESEVLHSEYIKRVLHLRKGHITRLQDLVTPAYSYLWMRPSIPFGKLEAVSSEAHTILTLVLELIEKEDKEFTLECLSLELKRLAKKMKVTKYSEMMKFLRLALSGQQQGPSVAEMMVSLGSKEICNRLQRLL, from the exons ATGCAAGGGTCAGATTTGCTCCAAGTCCAACAG AAACATGGCGGTACGTTCATTTTAAGGATGGAAGACACTGATCAGAGCCGGCTGGTTCGAGGTGCTGCAGACGGGATAGAGGATATGCTGGAATGGGCGG GGATACCCCCAGATGAAAGCCCTCGAAAAGGAGGTAACTTTGGTCCTTATCAACAGTCACAGAGACTGGATGTGTACAGCCAAGCAGCTCAGGAACTAGTGGACAAAGGGGATGCCTATCACTGTTTCTGCTCTCCACAGAGGCTTGAGTTATTGAAAAAAGAAGCCCTTCGAAGCAGGCAGACCCCTCG GTATGATAACAGGTGCCGGCACTTGCGACCAGACCAGGTGGCAGAAAAGCTGAGTCAGGGGCTGCCCCATGTGGTCCGCTTCCGCCTGCAGGAGGGTGTGGAGCCCTTCAATGACATGGTGTTTGGCTGGAATAGGCACGAGGTGGCCACTGTGGAAGGGGACCCCGTCATCATGAAAGCCGATGGCTTCCCCACGTACCACCTGGCCAACGTGGTGGACGACCATCACATGCGGATCAGCCACGTGCTGAGGGGCACGGAGTGGCTCATCTCTACCTCTAAACACCTGCTGATGTACAAGGCCTTCGGTTGGACGCCACCCACCTTTGGACACCTGCCCCTTCTGCTGAACAAGGATGGTAGCAAGCTCTCCAAACGCCAGGGCGACATCTTCATTGAACACTTTGCCAAAGCAGGGACTTTGCCTGAGGCACTGCTTGATATTATAACAAACTGTGGGTCAGGATTTACAA CAGACAATCGTTCAGGGAGGAAGCTTGATGAAATGATTTCTGAATTTGATGCATCAAGAATAACAACCCACTCTGCTCTTTTGGATCTAGACAAGCTGTCTGAGTTTAATAG GATTCATTTGATGCAGAGAATTAATGATGAGCAGAAGTGTGATTTCCTGGTGAAGGACTTGCAGGGCCTCATTGAGCAGACTTACGGACCACAGGTCCAAGAGAGCGAAGTCCTGCACAGCGAGTACATTAAGCGCGTCCTTCACCTTCGAAAG GGGCACATAACTCGTCTCCAAGACTTGGTGACTCCTGCCTACTCCTACCTGTGGATGAGACCCTCTATTCCTTTTGGGAAGCTTGAAGCAGTCTCCTCTGAAGCACATACCATTCTCACCCTTGTGTTGGA GTTGATTGAGAAGGAAGATAAAGAGTTTACTCTTGAGTGCCTGAGTTTGGAGTTGAAAAGactggcaaaaaaaatgaaagtaacaaaatacagtgaaatgatGAAGTTTCTGCGCTTAGCTCTCAGTGGCCAGCAG cAAGGACCAAGTGTTGCCGAAATGATGGTTTCGTTGGGATCCAAAGAAATTTGCAATCGTTTGCAGAGACTGCTGTAA
- the LOC118221216 gene encoding ADP-ribosylation factor-binding protein GGA3-like isoform X2: MAASEEGETLESWLNKATDPSNPADRWDCIQGFYEQVNKELEGPQIAMRLLAHKIQSPQEKEALQALTVLEACMNNCGKRFHSEAGKFRFLNEMIKVLSQKYLGMWTTAEVKQKVTEVLYSWTQWLKDEVKIQEAYSMLKKQGIIKKDPKLPENVVMPPLSPRTGESVFDDEEKSKLLARLLKSRHPDDLQAANRLIKNTMKEEQEKMEKVSKRITTMEEVERNTKHLKELLENHRRGESSEEQLEEMRNLYEQCDKLRPTLFRFASDTVDDDDALAEILQANDKLTLVVNLYQEMFGNSDVNGNSRSDHSKSKGPESPKEIKSYHLIDLSVLDSTLTDSTSPPRTTHSSSLSLLDEELMSLETQKSSGKHCDELSQLWNEGSSGILGQNTAFTGKVEKRGEGSILKARGSGGDSDSSPTGSITLSAQHSWPVHQPRSVLSDLQNQPVSSPTKFSAPAAERSLSDVFVSLESIKPSNTAPIVAYDKSGIRVMLHFAKDSPVGRPDVAVLVVSMLSTSPIPVRDVVFQAAVPKSMRVKLQSATGSELPAYNPIVPPAVISQILLLSNPLREKVRLRYKLTFTHGEQKTSEQGDIENFPDMSSWTSW; this comes from the exons ATGGCGGCTAGCGAAGAGGGGGAAACTTTAGAATCTTGGCTGA ATAAAGCTACAGACCCTAGTAACCCGGCTGATCGATGGGATTGTATTCAGGGATTCTATGAACAGGTTAACAAGGAGCTTGAAGG GCCACAAATTGCGATGCGCCTTCTTGCTCACAAGATCCAGTCACCCCAGGAGAAGGAGGCCTTGCAGGCACTAACA GTGTTAGAAGCCTGCATGAACAATTGCGGCAAGCGATTTCACAGTGAGGCTGGAAAGTTCCGCTTCCTGAATGAAATGATCAAAGTGTTGTCACAAAAG TATTTAGGCATGTGGACCACAGCTGAGGTCAAACAAAAGGTGACAGAGGTCCTATACAGCTGGACTCAGTGGCTTAAAGATGAGGTTAAGATCCAGGAAGCCTACTCCATGCtaaagaaacaag GTATTATAAAGAAAGACCCCAAGTTACCCGAGAATGTGGTAATGCCGCCTCTGTCTCCGAGAACAGGGGAGTCTGTGTTTGATGATGAAGAGAAATCAAAG ttactGGCAAGACTCTTGAAAAGCAGACACCCTGATGATCTTCAGGCAGCCAACAGGCTTATCAAGAACACCATGAAGGAA GAGCAAGAGAAGATGGAGAAGGTGTCCAAACGCATTACTACCATGGAGGAGGTTGAGAGAAACACCAAGCACCTGAAAGAGCTGCTGGAGAATCACAGGAGGGGTGAATCTTCCGAAGAACAGTTAGAGGAGATGAGG AATCTTTATGAGCAATGTGACAAACTGCGTCCCACTCTCTTCCGCTTTGCCAGTGACACGGTGGACGATGATGACGCATTAG ctgaaattcTCCAAGCAAACGATAAACTAACGTTGGTTGTCAATTTGTACCAAGAGATGTTCGGAAACAGTGATGTCAATGGAAACAGCCGAAGCGATCACTCCAAAAGCAAAG GTCCTGAAAGTCCCAAGGAGATAAAGAGCTACCATCTGATAGATCTGTCAGTGCTGGATTCTACATTGACAGACAGCACCAGTCCACCTAGAACTACACACagcagctctctgtctctgctggaCGAGGAGCTCATGTCACTAG AAACCCAGAAGAGTTCGGGAAAACACTGTGATGAACTGAGTCAG CTTTGGAATGAAGGTAGCTCAGGCATCCTGGGGCAGAATACTGCGTTCACAGGGAAGGTGgaaaagaggggagagggaagcaTATTGAAAGCCCGGGGGTCTGGTGGGGACTCCGACTCTTCTCCCACAGGCTCTATCACActctcagcacagcacagctg gCCAGTTCACCAGCCCAGGTCTGTTTTGAGTGACCTTCAGAATCAGCCAGTCAGTTCCCCAACAAAATTCAGCGCCCCAGCTGCCGAAAGATCCTTATCAGATGTATTTGTTTCTTTGGAATCTATAAAGCCAA GTAACACTGCTCCCATCGTGGCCTATGACAAAAGTGGAATTCGTGTGATGCTGCACTTTGCCAAAGATAGTCCCGTTGGGCGACCTGATGTAGCCGTCTTGGTGGTCTCCATGCTGAGCACCTCCCCCATCCCTGTTAGAGATGTGGTGTTCCAGGCAGCAGTACCAAAG AGTATGAGGGTGAAGCTGCAGTCAGCCACTGGGTCAGAACTGCCGGCCTACAACCCCATCGTGCCCCCTGCAGTCATCTCCCAAATTCTGCTTCTGTCCAACCCTCTCAGA GAGAAGGTGCGTTTACGATACAAGCTAACATTCACCCATGGAGAGCAGAAGACCAGTGAGCAGGGTGACATAGAAAACTTCCCTGATATGAGCTCTTGGACCAGCTGGTGA
- the ears2 gene encoding probable glutamate--tRNA ligase, mitochondrial isoform X1: MYLAPCLNFMSSCCVRFAVRTSRRSNRVRCWREQILGYVYVEHGQTRGNQTSAFTWNGRSHKNKDVLLSGGLQRRQTSSESGNARVRFAPSPTGFLHLGGLRTALYNFIFAKKHGGTFILRMEDTDQSRLVRGAADGIEDMLEWAGIPPDESPRKGGNFGPYQQSQRLDVYSQAAQELVDKGDAYHCFCSPQRLELLKKEALRSRQTPRYDNRCRHLRPDQVAEKLSQGLPHVVRFRLQEGVEPFNDMVFGWNRHEVATVEGDPVIMKADGFPTYHLANVVDDHHMRISHVLRGTEWLISTSKHLLMYKAFGWTPPTFGHLPLLLNKDGSKLSKRQGDIFIEHFAKAGTLPEALLDIITNCGSGFTTDNRSGRKLDEMISEFDASRITTHSALLDLDKLSEFNRIHLMQRINDEQKCDFLVKDLQGLIEQTYGPQVQESEVLHSEYIKRVLHLRKGHITRLQDLVTPAYSYLWMRPSIPFGKLEAVSSEAHTILTLVLELIEKEDKEFTLECLSLELKRLAKKMKVTKYSEMMKFLRLALSGQQQGPSVAEMMVSLGSKEICNRLQRLL, translated from the exons ATGTACTTAGCACCGTGCTTGAACTTTATGTCATCATGCTGTGTACGTTTTGCTGTAAGGACTAGTAGACGAAGTAATCGCGTGAGATGCTGGAGAGAACAGATCTTAGGATATGTGTATGTGGAACATGGACAAACTCGTGGGAATCAAACCTCTGCATTCACATGGAACGGTCGCagtcacaaaaataaagatgttCTGTTAAGTGGGGGTCTGCAGAGGCGACAGACTTCGTCTGAAAGCGGGAATGCAAGGGTCAGATTTGCTCCAAGTCCAACAG GTTTTCTGCACCTGGGTGGACTGCGCACTGCcctttataatttcatttttgccaaGAAACATGGCGGTACGTTCATTTTAAGGATGGAAGACACTGATCAGAGCCGGCTGGTTCGAGGTGCTGCAGACGGGATAGAGGATATGCTGGAATGGGCGG GGATACCCCCAGATGAAAGCCCTCGAAAAGGAGGTAACTTTGGTCCTTATCAACAGTCACAGAGACTGGATGTGTACAGCCAAGCAGCTCAGGAACTAGTGGACAAAGGGGATGCCTATCACTGTTTCTGCTCTCCACAGAGGCTTGAGTTATTGAAAAAAGAAGCCCTTCGAAGCAGGCAGACCCCTCG GTATGATAACAGGTGCCGGCACTTGCGACCAGACCAGGTGGCAGAAAAGCTGAGTCAGGGGCTGCCCCATGTGGTCCGCTTCCGCCTGCAGGAGGGTGTGGAGCCCTTCAATGACATGGTGTTTGGCTGGAATAGGCACGAGGTGGCCACTGTGGAAGGGGACCCCGTCATCATGAAAGCCGATGGCTTCCCCACGTACCACCTGGCCAACGTGGTGGACGACCATCACATGCGGATCAGCCACGTGCTGAGGGGCACGGAGTGGCTCATCTCTACCTCTAAACACCTGCTGATGTACAAGGCCTTCGGTTGGACGCCACCCACCTTTGGACACCTGCCCCTTCTGCTGAACAAGGATGGTAGCAAGCTCTCCAAACGCCAGGGCGACATCTTCATTGAACACTTTGCCAAAGCAGGGACTTTGCCTGAGGCACTGCTTGATATTATAACAAACTGTGGGTCAGGATTTACAA CAGACAATCGTTCAGGGAGGAAGCTTGATGAAATGATTTCTGAATTTGATGCATCAAGAATAACAACCCACTCTGCTCTTTTGGATCTAGACAAGCTGTCTGAGTTTAATAG GATTCATTTGATGCAGAGAATTAATGATGAGCAGAAGTGTGATTTCCTGGTGAAGGACTTGCAGGGCCTCATTGAGCAGACTTACGGACCACAGGTCCAAGAGAGCGAAGTCCTGCACAGCGAGTACATTAAGCGCGTCCTTCACCTTCGAAAG GGGCACATAACTCGTCTCCAAGACTTGGTGACTCCTGCCTACTCCTACCTGTGGATGAGACCCTCTATTCCTTTTGGGAAGCTTGAAGCAGTCTCCTCTGAAGCACATACCATTCTCACCCTTGTGTTGGA GTTGATTGAGAAGGAAGATAAAGAGTTTACTCTTGAGTGCCTGAGTTTGGAGTTGAAAAGactggcaaaaaaaatgaaagtaacaaaatacagtgaaatgatGAAGTTTCTGCGCTTAGCTCTCAGTGGCCAGCAG cAAGGACCAAGTGTTGCCGAAATGATGGTTTCGTTGGGATCCAAAGAAATTTGCAATCGTTTGCAGAGACTGCTGTAA
- the ears2 gene encoding probable glutamate--tRNA ligase, mitochondrial isoform X2, with protein MYLAPCLNFMSSCCVRFAVRTSRRSNRVRCWREQILGYVYVEHGQTRGNQTSAFTWNGRSHKNKDVLLSGGLQRRQTSSESGNARVRFAPSPTGFLHLGGLRTALYNFIFAKKHGGTFILRMEDTDQSRLVRGAADGIEDMLEWAGIPPDESPRKGGNFGPYQQSQRLDVYSQAAQELVDKGDAYHCFCSPQRLELLKKEALRSRQTPRYDNRCRHLRPDQVAEKLSQGLPHVVRFRLQEGVEPFNDMVFGWNRHEVATVEGDPVIMKADGFPTYHLANVVDDHHMRISHVLRGTEWLISTSKHLLMYKAFGWTPPTFGHLPLLLNKDGSKLSKRQGDIFIEHFAKAGTLPEALLDIITNCGSGFTNNRSGRKLDEMISEFDASRITTHSALLDLDKLSEFNRIHLMQRINDEQKCDFLVKDLQGLIEQTYGPQVQESEVLHSEYIKRVLHLRKGHITRLQDLVTPAYSYLWMRPSIPFGKLEAVSSEAHTILTLVLELIEKEDKEFTLECLSLELKRLAKKMKVTKYSEMMKFLRLALSGQQQGPSVAEMMVSLGSKEICNRLQRLL; from the exons ATGTACTTAGCACCGTGCTTGAACTTTATGTCATCATGCTGTGTACGTTTTGCTGTAAGGACTAGTAGACGAAGTAATCGCGTGAGATGCTGGAGAGAACAGATCTTAGGATATGTGTATGTGGAACATGGACAAACTCGTGGGAATCAAACCTCTGCATTCACATGGAACGGTCGCagtcacaaaaataaagatgttCTGTTAAGTGGGGGTCTGCAGAGGCGACAGACTTCGTCTGAAAGCGGGAATGCAAGGGTCAGATTTGCTCCAAGTCCAACAG GTTTTCTGCACCTGGGTGGACTGCGCACTGCcctttataatttcatttttgccaaGAAACATGGCGGTACGTTCATTTTAAGGATGGAAGACACTGATCAGAGCCGGCTGGTTCGAGGTGCTGCAGACGGGATAGAGGATATGCTGGAATGGGCGG GGATACCCCCAGATGAAAGCCCTCGAAAAGGAGGTAACTTTGGTCCTTATCAACAGTCACAGAGACTGGATGTGTACAGCCAAGCAGCTCAGGAACTAGTGGACAAAGGGGATGCCTATCACTGTTTCTGCTCTCCACAGAGGCTTGAGTTATTGAAAAAAGAAGCCCTTCGAAGCAGGCAGACCCCTCG GTATGATAACAGGTGCCGGCACTTGCGACCAGACCAGGTGGCAGAAAAGCTGAGTCAGGGGCTGCCCCATGTGGTCCGCTTCCGCCTGCAGGAGGGTGTGGAGCCCTTCAATGACATGGTGTTTGGCTGGAATAGGCACGAGGTGGCCACTGTGGAAGGGGACCCCGTCATCATGAAAGCCGATGGCTTCCCCACGTACCACCTGGCCAACGTGGTGGACGACCATCACATGCGGATCAGCCACGTGCTGAGGGGCACGGAGTGGCTCATCTCTACCTCTAAACACCTGCTGATGTACAAGGCCTTCGGTTGGACGCCACCCACCTTTGGACACCTGCCCCTTCTGCTGAACAAGGATGGTAGCAAGCTCTCCAAACGCCAGGGCGACATCTTCATTGAACACTTTGCCAAAGCAGGGACTTTGCCTGAGGCACTGCTTGATATTATAACAAACTGTGGGTCAGGATTTACAA ACAATCGTTCAGGGAGGAAGCTTGATGAAATGATTTCTGAATTTGATGCATCAAGAATAACAACCCACTCTGCTCTTTTGGATCTAGACAAGCTGTCTGAGTTTAATAG GATTCATTTGATGCAGAGAATTAATGATGAGCAGAAGTGTGATTTCCTGGTGAAGGACTTGCAGGGCCTCATTGAGCAGACTTACGGACCACAGGTCCAAGAGAGCGAAGTCCTGCACAGCGAGTACATTAAGCGCGTCCTTCACCTTCGAAAG GGGCACATAACTCGTCTCCAAGACTTGGTGACTCCTGCCTACTCCTACCTGTGGATGAGACCCTCTATTCCTTTTGGGAAGCTTGAAGCAGTCTCCTCTGAAGCACATACCATTCTCACCCTTGTGTTGGA GTTGATTGAGAAGGAAGATAAAGAGTTTACTCTTGAGTGCCTGAGTTTGGAGTTGAAAAGactggcaaaaaaaatgaaagtaacaaaatacagtgaaatgatGAAGTTTCTGCGCTTAGCTCTCAGTGGCCAGCAG cAAGGACCAAGTGTTGCCGAAATGATGGTTTCGTTGGGATCCAAAGAAATTTGCAATCGTTTGCAGAGACTGCTGTAA
- the LOC118221216 gene encoding ADP-ribosylation factor-binding protein GGA3-like isoform X1, which translates to MAASEEGETLESWLNKATDPSNPADRWDCIQGFYEQVNKELEGPQIAMRLLAHKIQSPQEKEALQALTVLEACMNNCGKRFHSEAGKFRFLNEMIKVLSQKYLGMWTTAEVKQKVTEVLYSWTQWLKDEVKIQEAYSMLKKQGIIKKDPKLPENVVMPPLSPRTGESVFDDEEKSKLLARLLKSRHPDDLQAANRLIKNTMKEEQEKMEKVSKRITTMEEVERNTKHLKELLENHRRGESSEEQLEEMRNLYEQCDKLRPTLFRFASDTVDDDDALAEILQANDKLTLVVNLYQEMFGNSDVNGNSRSDHSKSKGPESPKEIKSYHLIDLSVLDSTLTDSTSPPRTTHSSSLSLLDEELMSLGLNDPSLTETQKSSGKHCDELSQLWNEGSSGILGQNTAFTGKVEKRGEGSILKARGSGGDSDSSPTGSITLSAQHSWPVHQPRSVLSDLQNQPVSSPTKFSAPAAERSLSDVFVSLESIKPSNTAPIVAYDKSGIRVMLHFAKDSPVGRPDVAVLVVSMLSTSPIPVRDVVFQAAVPKSMRVKLQSATGSELPAYNPIVPPAVISQILLLSNPLREKVRLRYKLTFTHGEQKTSEQGDIENFPDMSSWTSW; encoded by the exons ATGGCGGCTAGCGAAGAGGGGGAAACTTTAGAATCTTGGCTGA ATAAAGCTACAGACCCTAGTAACCCGGCTGATCGATGGGATTGTATTCAGGGATTCTATGAACAGGTTAACAAGGAGCTTGAAGG GCCACAAATTGCGATGCGCCTTCTTGCTCACAAGATCCAGTCACCCCAGGAGAAGGAGGCCTTGCAGGCACTAACA GTGTTAGAAGCCTGCATGAACAATTGCGGCAAGCGATTTCACAGTGAGGCTGGAAAGTTCCGCTTCCTGAATGAAATGATCAAAGTGTTGTCACAAAAG TATTTAGGCATGTGGACCACAGCTGAGGTCAAACAAAAGGTGACAGAGGTCCTATACAGCTGGACTCAGTGGCTTAAAGATGAGGTTAAGATCCAGGAAGCCTACTCCATGCtaaagaaacaag GTATTATAAAGAAAGACCCCAAGTTACCCGAGAATGTGGTAATGCCGCCTCTGTCTCCGAGAACAGGGGAGTCTGTGTTTGATGATGAAGAGAAATCAAAG ttactGGCAAGACTCTTGAAAAGCAGACACCCTGATGATCTTCAGGCAGCCAACAGGCTTATCAAGAACACCATGAAGGAA GAGCAAGAGAAGATGGAGAAGGTGTCCAAACGCATTACTACCATGGAGGAGGTTGAGAGAAACACCAAGCACCTGAAAGAGCTGCTGGAGAATCACAGGAGGGGTGAATCTTCCGAAGAACAGTTAGAGGAGATGAGG AATCTTTATGAGCAATGTGACAAACTGCGTCCCACTCTCTTCCGCTTTGCCAGTGACACGGTGGACGATGATGACGCATTAG ctgaaattcTCCAAGCAAACGATAAACTAACGTTGGTTGTCAATTTGTACCAAGAGATGTTCGGAAACAGTGATGTCAATGGAAACAGCCGAAGCGATCACTCCAAAAGCAAAG GTCCTGAAAGTCCCAAGGAGATAAAGAGCTACCATCTGATAGATCTGTCAGTGCTGGATTCTACATTGACAGACAGCACCAGTCCACCTAGAACTACACACagcagctctctgtctctgctggaCGAGGAGCTCATGTCACTAG GACTAAATGATCCATCTCTGACAGAAACCCAGAAGAGTTCGGGAAAACACTGTGATGAACTGAGTCAG CTTTGGAATGAAGGTAGCTCAGGCATCCTGGGGCAGAATACTGCGTTCACAGGGAAGGTGgaaaagaggggagagggaagcaTATTGAAAGCCCGGGGGTCTGGTGGGGACTCCGACTCTTCTCCCACAGGCTCTATCACActctcagcacagcacagctg gCCAGTTCACCAGCCCAGGTCTGTTTTGAGTGACCTTCAGAATCAGCCAGTCAGTTCCCCAACAAAATTCAGCGCCCCAGCTGCCGAAAGATCCTTATCAGATGTATTTGTTTCTTTGGAATCTATAAAGCCAA GTAACACTGCTCCCATCGTGGCCTATGACAAAAGTGGAATTCGTGTGATGCTGCACTTTGCCAAAGATAGTCCCGTTGGGCGACCTGATGTAGCCGTCTTGGTGGTCTCCATGCTGAGCACCTCCCCCATCCCTGTTAGAGATGTGGTGTTCCAGGCAGCAGTACCAAAG AGTATGAGGGTGAAGCTGCAGTCAGCCACTGGGTCAGAACTGCCGGCCTACAACCCCATCGTGCCCCCTGCAGTCATCTCCCAAATTCTGCTTCTGTCCAACCCTCTCAGA GAGAAGGTGCGTTTACGATACAAGCTAACATTCACCCATGGAGAGCAGAAGACCAGTGAGCAGGGTGACATAGAAAACTTCCCTGATATGAGCTCTTGGACCAGCTGGTGA
- the ears2 gene encoding probable glutamate--tRNA ligase, mitochondrial isoform X4 → MEDTDQSRLVRGAADGIEDMLEWAGIPPDESPRKGGNFGPYQQSQRLDVYSQAAQELVDKGDAYHCFCSPQRLELLKKEALRSRQTPRYDNRCRHLRPDQVAEKLSQGLPHVVRFRLQEGVEPFNDMVFGWNRHEVATVEGDPVIMKADGFPTYHLANVVDDHHMRISHVLRGTEWLISTSKHLLMYKAFGWTPPTFGHLPLLLNKDGSKLSKRQGDIFIEHFAKAGTLPEALLDIITNCGSGFTTDNRSGRKLDEMISEFDASRITTHSALLDLDKLSEFNRIHLMQRINDEQKCDFLVKDLQGLIEQTYGPQVQESEVLHSEYIKRVLHLRKGHITRLQDLVTPAYSYLWMRPSIPFGKLEAVSSEAHTILTLVLELIEKEDKEFTLECLSLELKRLAKKMKVTKYSEMMKFLRLALSGQQQGPSVAEMMVSLGSKEICNRLQRLL, encoded by the exons ATGGAAGACACTGATCAGAGCCGGCTGGTTCGAGGTGCTGCAGACGGGATAGAGGATATGCTGGAATGGGCGG GGATACCCCCAGATGAAAGCCCTCGAAAAGGAGGTAACTTTGGTCCTTATCAACAGTCACAGAGACTGGATGTGTACAGCCAAGCAGCTCAGGAACTAGTGGACAAAGGGGATGCCTATCACTGTTTCTGCTCTCCACAGAGGCTTGAGTTATTGAAAAAAGAAGCCCTTCGAAGCAGGCAGACCCCTCG GTATGATAACAGGTGCCGGCACTTGCGACCAGACCAGGTGGCAGAAAAGCTGAGTCAGGGGCTGCCCCATGTGGTCCGCTTCCGCCTGCAGGAGGGTGTGGAGCCCTTCAATGACATGGTGTTTGGCTGGAATAGGCACGAGGTGGCCACTGTGGAAGGGGACCCCGTCATCATGAAAGCCGATGGCTTCCCCACGTACCACCTGGCCAACGTGGTGGACGACCATCACATGCGGATCAGCCACGTGCTGAGGGGCACGGAGTGGCTCATCTCTACCTCTAAACACCTGCTGATGTACAAGGCCTTCGGTTGGACGCCACCCACCTTTGGACACCTGCCCCTTCTGCTGAACAAGGATGGTAGCAAGCTCTCCAAACGCCAGGGCGACATCTTCATTGAACACTTTGCCAAAGCAGGGACTTTGCCTGAGGCACTGCTTGATATTATAACAAACTGTGGGTCAGGATTTACAA CAGACAATCGTTCAGGGAGGAAGCTTGATGAAATGATTTCTGAATTTGATGCATCAAGAATAACAACCCACTCTGCTCTTTTGGATCTAGACAAGCTGTCTGAGTTTAATAG GATTCATTTGATGCAGAGAATTAATGATGAGCAGAAGTGTGATTTCCTGGTGAAGGACTTGCAGGGCCTCATTGAGCAGACTTACGGACCACAGGTCCAAGAGAGCGAAGTCCTGCACAGCGAGTACATTAAGCGCGTCCTTCACCTTCGAAAG GGGCACATAACTCGTCTCCAAGACTTGGTGACTCCTGCCTACTCCTACCTGTGGATGAGACCCTCTATTCCTTTTGGGAAGCTTGAAGCAGTCTCCTCTGAAGCACATACCATTCTCACCCTTGTGTTGGA GTTGATTGAGAAGGAAGATAAAGAGTTTACTCTTGAGTGCCTGAGTTTGGAGTTGAAAAGactggcaaaaaaaatgaaagtaacaaaatacagtgaaatgatGAAGTTTCTGCGCTTAGCTCTCAGTGGCCAGCAG cAAGGACCAAGTGTTGCCGAAATGATGGTTTCGTTGGGATCCAAAGAAATTTGCAATCGTTTGCAGAGACTGCTGTAA